One window of Deinococcus humi genomic DNA carries:
- a CDS encoding GNAT family N-acetyltransferase, with product MVATPALASPATLATARMHLVPMSTDYLNQVMDSLQHDEFMRLTGTRGSFTRDAVERFLARVTQADDRADWAILRASDDAYLGEVALNDLDQDNRSMNFRIALNGPAVVGQGYGTEATRAVVEYGFDTVGLHRISLGVYAFNPRARRVYEKCGFIHEGVERDALYWEGEWVDQHRMSMLATDPRTR from the coding sequence ATGGTCGCCACCCCTGCGCTCGCCTCACCCGCCACCCTGGCCACCGCCCGCATGCATCTTGTTCCTATGAGCACCGATTACCTCAATCAGGTCATGGACAGCCTGCAACATGACGAGTTCATGCGTCTGACAGGCACCCGTGGGAGCTTCACTCGCGATGCCGTGGAACGTTTCCTGGCCCGCGTGACCCAGGCGGATGACCGCGCCGACTGGGCGATCCTCCGGGCTTCAGATGACGCGTACCTGGGCGAAGTTGCGCTCAATGACCTCGATCAGGACAACCGCAGCATGAACTTCCGCATTGCGCTCAATGGCCCAGCCGTGGTGGGTCAGGGGTATGGCACCGAGGCCACCCGGGCAGTCGTGGAGTACGGCTTCGACACTGTGGGGCTTCATCGCATCAGTTTGGGGGTATACGCCTTTAATCCACGTGCCCGGCGCGTCTACGAGAAATGCGGCTTTATCCATGAGGGGGTTGAACGCGACGCCTTGTATTGGGAGGGCGAATGGGTGGATCAACATCGTATGTCAATGCTCGCCACTGATCCCCGTACCCGATAG